In Xiphophorus couchianus chromosome 8, X_couchianus-1.0, whole genome shotgun sequence, the following proteins share a genomic window:
- the dipk1b gene encoding divergent protein kinase domain 1B isoform X1 produces the protein MPRALRRLVHLMLFCPLSKGLQSRLPAIKVKYLLLAWLGILIISWIVYMQYASYAELCRGHVCQMVICDHYRRGIISGSSCKGLCDQKTLTLHRCMSTSSTHQVYIGLWKDRPVVIKCGIEDPVNIDGVPENLLRPEMSLFDKPTRGTSMDEFKEMLHSFLKANLGEQPSLSALVDRVITLADVNQDSKVSLAEAKSIWALLHINEFLLMVALQEKEHTPKLLGFCGDLYVTERVSHSSLYRLKVPHYLEAVVPEALSSGLNHWLAPSWPRRARITIGLLEFVEEVFHGSYGSFLICDASPHHVGYNAKYDCKMANLRSVASEAVVRAFLKGRRCESNADCTYGKDCTATCDRLVKQCNTEVVQPNLAKVCMLLQDYLLFGAPSDLRGDLEKQLRTCVTLSGLASQMEVHHSLVLNNLKTLLWKKISNTQYS, from the exons ATGCCCAGGGCTCTGCGGCGACTGGTCCATTTGATGCTGTTCTGCCCTCTGTCTAAAGGCCTGCAG AGTCGTCTCCCGGCCATCAAGGTGAAGTACCTTCTCCTCGCCTGGCTGGGCATTCTCATCATCAGCTGGATCGTCTACATGCAGTATGCGTCCTACGCTGAGCTGTGTCGTGGGCACGTGTGTCAAATGGTCATC TGTGATCACTACAGAAGGGGCATCATTTCAGGCTCGTCGTGTAAGGGCTTGTGTGATCAGAAAACTCTGACGCTGCACCGCTGCATGTCCACCTCCTCCACCCATCAG gtcTACATTGGACTTTGGAAGGACAGGCCGGTGGTAATCAAATGTGGCATCGAGGATCCAGTGAACATAGACGGAGTCCCAGAGAATTTGCTGAGACCGGAAATGAGCTTATTCGACAAGCCGACTCGTGGAACCTCAATGGATGAATTCAAAGAGATGCTGCACAGTTTCCTTAAG gcTAATCTCGGGGAACAACCATCTTTGAGCGCCTTGGTGGACAGAGTCATCACTCTCGCTGACGTCAACCAGGACAGCAAAGTGTCTCTCGCCGAGGCCAAGTCCATCTGGGCTTTGCTTCACATCAACGAGTTCCTCCTGATGGTGGCGCTGCAGGAGAAGGAACACACCCCGAAGCTTCTGGGCTTTTGTGGAGACTTGTATGTGACAGAACGGGTGAGCCACAGCTCCCTCTACAGGCTGAAGGTCCCTCATTACCTGGAGGCGGTCGTCCCGGAAGCCCTCAGCTCTGGTCTGAACCACTGGCTGGCGCCATCCTGGCCCCGCAGGGCCCGCATCACCATCGGCCTGCTGGAGTTTGTGGAGGAGGTCTTCCACGGATCCTACGGGAGCTTCCTAATCTGCGACGCCAGCCCCCACCACGTGGGTTACAACGCCAAGTACGACTGCAAGATGGCCAACCTGCGCAGCGTGGCGTCAGAGGCCGTGGTGCGGGCCTTCCTGAAGGGCCGGCGATGCGAGAGCAACGCGGACTGCACTTACGGCAAAGACTGCACCGCCACATGCGATCGACTGGTGAAGCAGTGCAACACGGAGGTCGTGCAGCCCAACCTCGCCAAGGTGTGCATGCTCCTGCAGGATTACCTGCTGTTTGGGGCCCCGTCAGACCTGCGGGGCGATCTGGAGAAGCAGCTACGCACCTGTGTGACACTCAGTGGGTTAGCGAGCCAGATGGAAGTGCACCACTCGCTGGTTCTTAACAACCTGAAGACATTACTGTGGAAGAAAATTTCCAACACACAGTACTCCTGA
- the dipk1b gene encoding divergent protein kinase domain 1B isoform X2, with translation MQYASYAELCRGHVCQMVICDHYRRGIISGSSCKGLCDQKTLTLHRCMSTSSTHQVYIGLWKDRPVVIKCGIEDPVNIDGVPENLLRPEMSLFDKPTRGTSMDEFKEMLHSFLKANLGEQPSLSALVDRVITLADVNQDSKVSLAEAKSIWALLHINEFLLMVALQEKEHTPKLLGFCGDLYVTERVSHSSLYRLKVPHYLEAVVPEALSSGLNHWLAPSWPRRARITIGLLEFVEEVFHGSYGSFLICDASPHHVGYNAKYDCKMANLRSVASEAVVRAFLKGRRCESNADCTYGKDCTATCDRLVKQCNTEVVQPNLAKVCMLLQDYLLFGAPSDLRGDLEKQLRTCVTLSGLASQMEVHHSLVLNNLKTLLWKKISNTQYS, from the exons ATGCAGTATGCGTCCTACGCTGAGCTGTGTCGTGGGCACGTGTGTCAAATGGTCATC TGTGATCACTACAGAAGGGGCATCATTTCAGGCTCGTCGTGTAAGGGCTTGTGTGATCAGAAAACTCTGACGCTGCACCGCTGCATGTCCACCTCCTCCACCCATCAG gtcTACATTGGACTTTGGAAGGACAGGCCGGTGGTAATCAAATGTGGCATCGAGGATCCAGTGAACATAGACGGAGTCCCAGAGAATTTGCTGAGACCGGAAATGAGCTTATTCGACAAGCCGACTCGTGGAACCTCAATGGATGAATTCAAAGAGATGCTGCACAGTTTCCTTAAG gcTAATCTCGGGGAACAACCATCTTTGAGCGCCTTGGTGGACAGAGTCATCACTCTCGCTGACGTCAACCAGGACAGCAAAGTGTCTCTCGCCGAGGCCAAGTCCATCTGGGCTTTGCTTCACATCAACGAGTTCCTCCTGATGGTGGCGCTGCAGGAGAAGGAACACACCCCGAAGCTTCTGGGCTTTTGTGGAGACTTGTATGTGACAGAACGGGTGAGCCACAGCTCCCTCTACAGGCTGAAGGTCCCTCATTACCTGGAGGCGGTCGTCCCGGAAGCCCTCAGCTCTGGTCTGAACCACTGGCTGGCGCCATCCTGGCCCCGCAGGGCCCGCATCACCATCGGCCTGCTGGAGTTTGTGGAGGAGGTCTTCCACGGATCCTACGGGAGCTTCCTAATCTGCGACGCCAGCCCCCACCACGTGGGTTACAACGCCAAGTACGACTGCAAGATGGCCAACCTGCGCAGCGTGGCGTCAGAGGCCGTGGTGCGGGCCTTCCTGAAGGGCCGGCGATGCGAGAGCAACGCGGACTGCACTTACGGCAAAGACTGCACCGCCACATGCGATCGACTGGTGAAGCAGTGCAACACGGAGGTCGTGCAGCCCAACCTCGCCAAGGTGTGCATGCTCCTGCAGGATTACCTGCTGTTTGGGGCCCCGTCAGACCTGCGGGGCGATCTGGAGAAGCAGCTACGCACCTGTGTGACACTCAGTGGGTTAGCGAGCCAGATGGAAGTGCACCACTCGCTGGTTCTTAACAACCTGAAGACATTACTGTGGAAGAAAATTTCCAACACACAGTACTCCTGA